A single window of Leeuwenhoekiella sp. MAR_2009_132 DNA harbors:
- a CDS encoding AAA family ATPase, protein MAQITKNKTDTFGQIQDMLKAYYPILYLTTFEYDRTKQKLRGVAKNLNKNFQFYEWNSVDGLGKRDLNEGGLKLIENVEEPEQLLKHISNQTEKDDNEIYVLEDFHDFITERNIKIQLRQLAEKLRFYRKHIIIVSSVLSLPIELEKYITVLEMPLPGRVDLEVVLNSVTKNAKKEIDNDLKKKLIDAALGMTVMEADLAYCLAAVRDDLGINSPRTVAFEKEQIIKKSGLLDYFQVNESLRSVGGMDNLKDWLEKRRQAFDFKAQTWGLAEPKGLLLLGVPGCGKSLTAKCIASLWNMPLLRLDIGKVFQGEVGSSENNIRRAIATAEAVAPCVLWIDEIEKGLSGVQSSGATDGGTTSRIFSTILTWMQEKTQPVFVVATANDISQLPPELLRKGRFDEMFFVDLPSEEDRKSIFSIHLAKNNQKPDNFGLDKLAKESKGFNGAEIEECVKEAMFTAYTENPNEPKLQIVHLLNAIKDTVPLSKTMKDQIDFLRKWSNSRAKQAGQLNNEDLKSIEEVPLTKVEKELNRSFD, encoded by the coding sequence ATGGCACAGATTACAAAGAATAAGACCGACACATTCGGACAAATTCAGGATATGCTGAAAGCATATTACCCGATTTTATACTTGACTACATTTGAGTATGACAGAACAAAACAAAAATTGAGAGGCGTAGCCAAAAATCTCAATAAGAATTTTCAATTCTATGAATGGAATTCTGTCGATGGTTTGGGGAAAAGAGATTTAAATGAAGGAGGTCTAAAACTTATTGAAAACGTTGAGGAACCAGAACAACTATTAAAACACATTTCTAATCAAACAGAAAAAGACGATAACGAAATTTATGTTTTAGAGGATTTTCACGATTTTATTACTGAAAGAAATATTAAAATTCAACTTCGCCAATTAGCGGAGAAATTGAGATTTTACAGAAAGCACATAATAATTGTTTCTTCAGTTCTGAGTTTGCCTATTGAGTTAGAAAAATACATTACAGTCCTTGAAATGCCATTGCCGGGCAGAGTTGATTTGGAAGTTGTTTTAAATTCAGTTACTAAAAACGCAAAAAAGGAAATTGACAATGACCTTAAAAAGAAATTGATTGATGCAGCTTTGGGAATGACAGTAATGGAAGCCGATTTGGCTTACTGCCTTGCAGCTGTAAGAGATGATTTAGGTATTAATTCGCCAAGGACGGTTGCCTTTGAAAAAGAGCAAATCATTAAAAAAAGTGGTCTGCTTGATTACTTTCAAGTGAATGAAAGTTTGAGAAGCGTAGGCGGAATGGACAATCTCAAAGATTGGTTGGAAAAACGCAGACAAGCGTTTGATTTTAAAGCACAAACTTGGGGCCTTGCAGAACCAAAAGGGCTTTTGCTTTTGGGTGTCCCTGGGTGCGGAAAAAGTTTGACAGCAAAATGTATAGCTTCTTTGTGGAATATGCCTTTGTTACGACTTGACATCGGAAAAGTTTTTCAGGGAGAAGTTGGAAGTAGTGAAAACAATATTCGTAGAGCGATTGCAACAGCAGAAGCCGTTGCACCTTGTGTTTTGTGGATTGACGAAATTGAAAAAGGACTTTCAGGCGTTCAAAGCAGTGGTGCTACAGACGGAGGAACTACATCACGAATCTTCTCAACAATCTTGACTTGGATGCAAGAAAAAACACAACCTGTTTTTGTGGTTGCAACAGCCAACGACATTTCACAACTTCCCCCTGAACTTTTACGCAAAGGTCGTTTTGATGAAATGTTTTTTGTTGACCTTCCTTCCGAAGAAGATAGGAAAAGTATATTCTCTATTCACTTGGCCAAAAACAACCAAAAGCCCGATAATTTCGGATTAGACAAATTAGCAAAAGAATCCAAAGGGTTTAACGGAGCAGAAATTGAAGAATGTGTTAAAGAAGCAATGTTCACGGCTTATACTGAAAATCCTAATGAACCGAAATTACAAATTGTTCATTTATTAAATGCAATCAAAGACACAGTTCCGCTTTCCAAGACAATGAAAGACCAAATTGATTTTTTACGAAAATGGTCTAACAGCCGAGCTAAGCAAGCTGGCCAATTAAATAACGAAGACTTGAAAAGCATTGAAGAAGTTCCTTTGACAAAGGTTGAAAAAGAATTAAACAGAAGTTTTGACTAA
- a CDS encoding DEAD/DEAH box helicase gives MAEFNRRPETNNLFEGTSDEVIDVFLKVKDDFNGRYNRNPENKLRAEQLRELLINENRVCYFQKQKADNYNNRSRHKIIVPVGNERAVEFVASLSTVKIDTFTELYSYRVAKFKEVGFFNEPTKNTIIRNCQFRFIEIDKKDGTNAHSFKELYSAVESSEIPLIDINKEKDKKIWQSYVDALKKLVKQKEQVWKIQNIKMPYAEARQGEAERATYIDIYINETELREQLENDILGLFNESELEDYGVGENKAFVEFKNYRELGQEELSQLKELGDELFYEISNSSPFHTISGKIDFKYTDNVSKEDIYSEIQDKLQTEYELECSISNDGYIDLNENDILHLQKIVADNYSHILSVHKDNIVQLKVKFRTDNGLQQLIQPIKQKLNSEGLDRARILITQDNNLLIKVGAFIPNNKFNSEGLGFVESVSRFQAMKPIKVKPIKGIELVGNVYQIKNASKKDIDNTLSLIKQNFSGSSFRRLPTQYYFKAIEKINTETLRNFKTQSDLQGKTEFVLASSMLKISAENNTDYENQLKRIKQQFPSATVEEKPFHPVFQILFDTDVESKRQNIINKIQNEIRKEIGKSVDFDAIKNHRRILFSYKFKTDDDRDIFKQAVSTACSEHRHILNCTFENPLGRTTYELIKNETLELEKEKKVRRNISQATFIYLNPEQRKNLAEKIEQYGEEAVFREGIQIGRLVKKEKDRLKFKITDAFDEIINGREQDRIELSEIRKGFLKPIFPGELTNIGRMIRAMKKVTEPNTRNGFPINQNLPNFLFDPNEARQSITDLEGEKQKVVQNLNEPLLKDQQKQLEAVAKTLIAKDLALIQGPPGTGKTTVIAEIIWQTLLREPKAKLLITSQTNLAVDNALERIKGKKLVRPIRVGNIDKFEDEGKVYSNDRIKSWIQAKTGSKEEKQYSDNAVCQWIENVKDKCSKEEKYAKAVSKWKKGLDEKDVLIKSTFSRAYYEYVNVFAATCSECGSRNFGETYQMTFNQNSERKSEPEFDLVIMDEASKATPPELVLPLTLGKKVVIIGDHKQLPPMIDEKEFGEALEAVGAKRLIEDWTKDDYKVSQFEKLFKNAPKNFVASLDTQFRMHEQIMNCISEFYSDQEELENGLICGIKGEMNIRDFNVKASRWHGLSSVPFIEQKHHAIWVNVETPEDKVGTSYKNEGEIKAIQTVLRALTKAEGFEQYQNHFKKDEDKEIGIITYYMPQMQNIRKAMYPQFSKNEWRNFEQHKFENEFQLPFRINTVDRFQGMERNIIIVSTVRSNKQYREERGKKIPIDNNKYPFALGFARELQRINVGFSRAKRLLIVVGNEKHFSHKPEYQQAIQKMHRIDIAQIQNLT, from the coding sequence ATGGCAGAATTTAATCGAAGACCAGAAACAAACAACCTATTTGAAGGAACTTCTGATGAAGTCATTGACGTCTTTTTGAAAGTTAAAGACGACTTCAATGGCCGCTATAATCGCAATCCTGAAAACAAACTAAGAGCAGAGCAGCTAAGAGAACTTCTCATAAATGAAAACAGAGTCTGCTACTTTCAAAAGCAAAAAGCAGACAACTATAATAATCGTTCTCGACATAAAATTATTGTTCCTGTTGGTAATGAGAGAGCAGTTGAATTTGTTGCGAGTTTATCGACAGTCAAAATTGATACTTTCACAGAACTGTACTCATACCGAGTTGCAAAATTTAAAGAAGTTGGCTTTTTCAACGAACCTACAAAAAACACAATTATACGAAATTGCCAATTTCGATTTATCGAAATTGATAAAAAAGACGGCACAAACGCCCATAGTTTTAAAGAACTATACTCGGCAGTTGAATCAAGCGAAATTCCATTAATTGACATCAACAAAGAAAAAGACAAAAAAATTTGGCAAAGTTACGTTGATGCTTTGAAGAAGTTGGTTAAGCAAAAAGAACAAGTTTGGAAAATCCAAAACATTAAAATGCCTTATGCGGAAGCACGACAAGGCGAAGCGGAAAGAGCAACTTACATTGATATTTACATCAATGAAACAGAACTAAGAGAACAATTAGAAAATGATATTTTAGGTTTGTTCAATGAAAGTGAATTAGAAGATTATGGCGTGGGTGAAAACAAAGCGTTTGTTGAGTTCAAAAATTACAGAGAATTAGGTCAAGAAGAATTGAGTCAACTCAAAGAATTGGGAGATGAATTGTTTTACGAAATTTCAAATAGTTCCCCATTTCATACCATTTCTGGAAAAATTGATTTCAAGTATACCGACAATGTTTCAAAAGAAGATATTTATTCCGAAATACAAGACAAATTGCAAACCGAATATGAACTTGAATGTTCAATCAGCAATGACGGTTACATTGACCTAAACGAAAATGATATTCTGCATTTGCAAAAAATCGTTGCTGACAATTATTCGCATATTCTTTCGGTTCACAAAGATAATATTGTACAGCTAAAAGTTAAATTCAGAACGGACAATGGATTGCAACAACTAATTCAACCGATTAAGCAGAAACTAAATTCGGAAGGATTAGACAGGGCAAGAATTTTAATAACGCAAGACAACAATTTACTTATAAAAGTTGGTGCATTTATTCCAAATAATAAATTCAATTCAGAGGGGTTAGGTTTCGTTGAATCTGTATCAAGATTTCAAGCTATGAAACCGATTAAAGTAAAACCAATAAAAGGAATTGAGCTTGTCGGGAATGTTTATCAAATTAAAAACGCAAGTAAAAAAGATATTGACAATACACTTTCATTGATTAAACAAAATTTTTCGGGTTCTTCTTTTCGCAGGTTGCCAACTCAATACTATTTCAAAGCAATCGAAAAAATAAACACTGAAACGCTTCGTAATTTTAAAACACAAAGTGATTTACAAGGAAAAACGGAATTTGTTTTAGCAAGTTCTATGCTTAAAATTTCAGCAGAAAACAATACAGATTACGAAAACCAATTAAAACGTATCAAACAACAGTTTCCAAGTGCAACTGTTGAAGAAAAGCCGTTTCACCCAGTATTTCAAATTTTGTTCGACACAGATGTTGAATCAAAACGACAAAACATAATCAACAAAATTCAAAACGAAATCAGAAAAGAAATTGGCAAATCAGTCGATTTTGACGCTATAAAAAATCATAGAAGAATTTTATTTTCTTATAAATTCAAAACAGATGACGACAGAGATATTTTTAAACAAGCGGTTAGCACAGCTTGTTCAGAACATCGTCATATTTTGAATTGTACTTTTGAAAACCCCTTAGGAAGAACAACCTACGAACTTATTAAAAATGAAACACTTGAACTTGAAAAGGAAAAAAAAGTAAGACGAAACATTAGTCAAGCTACTTTTATTTATCTAAATCCTGAACAAAGAAAAAATTTAGCCGAGAAAATTGAACAGTACGGAGAAGAAGCGGTATTTCGAGAAGGAATACAAATAGGCAGATTGGTAAAAAAGGAAAAAGACAGATTAAAATTCAAAATAACTGATGCTTTTGATGAAATCATTAACGGAAGAGAACAAGACCGTATTGAATTAAGCGAAATTCGAAAAGGCTTTTTAAAACCTATTTTTCCAGGCGAACTAACAAACATTGGTAGAATGATTCGGGCAATGAAAAAAGTTACCGAACCAAATACCCGAAATGGTTTTCCTATCAATCAAAATTTGCCCAACTTTTTGTTTGACCCGAACGAAGCAAGGCAATCAATAACCGACCTTGAAGGTGAAAAACAAAAAGTTGTTCAGAACCTGAACGAACCCTTGCTCAAAGACCAACAAAAACAACTTGAAGCGGTTGCAAAAACGCTTATAGCAAAAGATTTGGCACTTATTCAAGGACCGCCCGGAACGGGAAAAACAACCGTAATTGCAGAAATAATTTGGCAAACACTTTTGCGAGAACCAAAAGCAAAATTGTTGATTACATCGCAAACGAACCTTGCTGTTGATAATGCTTTGGAACGTATTAAAGGTAAAAAATTAGTTCGACCAATTCGTGTTGGAAACATTGACAAGTTTGAAGATGAAGGAAAAGTATATTCCAACGATAGAATTAAAAGTTGGATTCAAGCAAAAACAGGCTCAAAGGAAGAAAAGCAATATTCTGATAATGCCGTTTGCCAATGGATTGAAAATGTAAAAGACAAATGCAGTAAAGAAGAAAAATACGCAAAGGCAGTTTCTAAATGGAAAAAAGGTTTAGATGAAAAAGATGTATTGATTAAATCAACTTTTTCACGTGCCTACTACGAATATGTAAACGTATTTGCCGCAACGTGTAGCGAATGTGGCAGTCGTAATTTTGGCGAAACCTATCAAATGACATTCAACCAAAATTCAGAAAGAAAAAGCGAACCTGAATTTGATTTGGTAATAATGGATGAGGCGAGTAAAGCCACACCGCCCGAATTGGTTTTGCCTTTAACGTTAGGAAAAAAAGTTGTGATAATTGGCGACCACAAACAGTTGCCACCAATGATTGACGAAAAAGAATTTGGCGAAGCCTTAGAAGCCGTTGGAGCAAAAAGACTGATTGAAGATTGGACAAAAGACGATTACAAAGTTTCACAATTTGAAAAATTATTCAAAAATGCACCGAAAAACTTTGTTGCAAGTTTGGACACTCAATTCAGAATGCACGAACAAATTATGAATTGTATTTCTGAATTCTATTCAGACCAAGAAGAATTGGAAAACGGTTTGATTTGTGGAATTAAAGGCGAAATGAATATTCGTGACTTCAATGTAAAAGCAAGTCGCTGGCACGGACTTTCATCAGTTCCTTTCATTGAGCAAAAACACCACGCTATTTGGGTAAACGTTGAAACACCAGAAGATAAAGTTGGTACATCTTACAAAAATGAAGGCGAAATTAAAGCCATTCAGACTGTTTTGAGAGCATTAACCAAAGCCGAAGGATTTGAACAATATCAAAATCATTTCAAAAAAGACGAGGACAAAGAAATTGGAATCATAACTTACTATATGCCACAAATGCAAAACATAAGAAAAGCAATGTATCCACAATTTTCAAAAAATGAGTGGCGAAATTTTGAGCAACATAAATTTGAAAATGAATTTCAACTTCCATTTAGAATAAACACAGTTGACCGTTTTCAAGGAATGGAACGAAATATTATTATCGTTTCAACGGTAAGAAGTAACAAACAATACAGAGAAGAAAGGGGAAAGAAAATCCCTATTGATAATAATAAATATCCTTTTGCATTAGGTTTTGCAAGGGAATTACAACGTATCAATGTTGGTTTTTCAAGGGCAAAAAGATTGCTGATTGTAGTCGGAAATGAAAAACATTTTTCGCATAAACCCGAATACCAACAAGCAATTCAAAAAATGCACAGAATTGACATTGCACAAATTCAAAATCTTACATAG
- a CDS encoding IS110 family transposase: protein MNKYKETFGVDISKDVFDVYGSESSHSQYKNDEQGFKLFVKTLASDSLVVMEATGYYHYRLAHFLYKKDFTVSVVNPLSVKRFIQMKLSKIKTDKSDAKAICEYALFNEVTVYNALSDVQAECLQLFRLMDSYLKKRTATKNKLHGEEVLGTPSKYVYRSLKRDLKHLNKEVKGIEDRLLELVKQDQQQQLTLLTSIPGIGIKTALFLVVITDGFSKFEKASQLCSYVGVTPTIRESGSSVRGRSRISKMGNKKLRNLLFLCAFNACKYNKGCKEIYDRIVAKGKSKKLALIAVANKLLKQAFAIAKSGLPYDENYVSVLHKG, encoded by the coding sequence ATGAATAAATATAAAGAAACTTTTGGAGTTGATATCAGTAAGGATGTCTTTGATGTTTATGGTAGTGAAAGCAGTCATTCTCAATATAAGAATGATGAGCAGGGTTTTAAATTATTTGTCAAAACACTAGCCTCAGATTCTTTGGTAGTTATGGAAGCTACCGGCTATTACCATTATCGGCTTGCACATTTTCTTTACAAAAAAGATTTTACAGTATCTGTAGTAAACCCATTGTCAGTCAAGCGCTTTATTCAGATGAAACTTTCAAAGATAAAGACAGATAAGAGCGATGCCAAAGCTATTTGTGAGTATGCTTTATTCAACGAGGTTACTGTTTACAATGCCCTTAGTGATGTACAGGCAGAATGCCTACAGCTCTTTAGGTTAATGGATAGTTATTTAAAGAAGCGTACGGCAACTAAAAACAAACTTCACGGGGAAGAAGTGCTGGGCACGCCATCTAAATATGTTTACAGGTCTTTAAAGCGTGATCTTAAACATTTAAATAAAGAAGTGAAAGGTATCGAAGATCGTTTGTTAGAGCTTGTTAAACAAGATCAACAGCAACAACTAACTTTATTAACTAGTATACCTGGTATCGGTATTAAAACGGCCTTATTTCTAGTTGTGATAACAGATGGCTTCTCTAAGTTTGAGAAGGCCTCTCAACTGTGCAGTTATGTAGGGGTCACCCCGACAATACGGGAATCTGGGAGTAGTGTAAGAGGTAGAAGCAGGATCAGTAAGATGGGAAACAAAAAGCTAAGGAACCTATTGTTTTTATGCGCGTTCAATGCATGTAAATACAACAAAGGTTGCAAGGAAATTTATGATCGAATCGTAGCTAAGGGTAAGAGTAAAAAACTGGCATTGATTGCAGTGGCTAATAAACTTTTAAAGCAGGCTTTTGCTATCGCTAAATCAGGATTACCCTACGATGAAAATTATGTTTCTGTTCTACATAAAGGATAG